In Chitinispirillales bacterium, the DNA window TATGAAAACGCAAAGCCGAAACGGCTGCAGAGCGCCGCGGCGTATTCCGTCCAGAGTACCCTGTCGTCATATATCGCTTTGTCGTAAGCCCCAAATTCGCCGATGTGTATTTTCAGATTTTTTCGTTTCGCGTAATCGTAAACTTCTTCAAAATCTTGAAGCATAGCCAATTTTTGAACGCCGCTTTGCGTCCAGCGGGTTCCAAGCCAAGCGTTTGAGCCTTCCGCCCAATCCGCACCCTGATGCGTAAATTTACCCGGATTGTAATAATGTAAAGTGACGATTAAATTGTCGTCTTCGGGAATTTTCAGCGTCTTGAACATTGAAAATCCGCCCCAATCGGCCGTTCCAAGCAAAATCGGGCGGGTCTTGTTGGTTTTTCTGATTATTTTTACAAGTTCGTCCGGATAAATATTCCAAAGTTCTATAGTGGTCGCGTCGTGCGGCTCGTTCATAAGTTCAAATAAAACGGAAGAGTCTTTATAGTTTGCAAATTCCTGCGAAACGTCTTCCCAAATATTTTTAAGGATTTCAAAATATTTTTGCGGTTCCGCCGCCATTCCTTCAAAATGATGGACGTCTATAATCGCGGTCATTTTGTTTCTTATTGTTTGATCGACCGCCCATTTTACTTTTTGCATAAACTCCGGAGAAACGCGCTTTTCGTTTGTTACGTAATCCGAAAATCTTGCGGGAATACGGATATTGTTAAATCCTTTTTGCGCGATATTTACAAAATCGACCGAATCGATACTTACGCCCCAATTTTCGTTTTTTGGCGCCTCTAACCAATCGCCGAGATTGACGCCTCTACCGGGGAACGGCAAATCGCAAAAAACCGATACCGCAGATAAAAAAACGGGGAAAATAATGGAATTTTTCATTTGAGACCTCCGAAAAAAATTACAGTCGCTATAATTTTGGTCGGAGCGAGAGGATTTGAACCTCCGGCCCCTTGCACCCCATGCAAGTGCGCTACCAGGCTGCGCCACGCTCCGTTTCATAAAGTCGGCGCAAATATACTATATTTTTGTAGTTTGTAAAATGATTTTTTTTCAAGAAATTCGGTTTTTGTCGAATTTATAATAAAATTGTATATTTGTTTCTTATTAATATTGACTAATCGTTGCGGAATATATTATATTGCTGACGGATTTTATTGAGAATTTTTTAACAAAGGTGTTTTTCAGGATGAAAACCGTTGTAATTAATGCAGATTCCATACAAAGAAAATGGTTTGTGGTAGATGCGGAAAATGTAGTGCTTGGAAGATTGGCTTCCAAATTGGCTTATATTCTTATGGGGAAAAACAAAGTAAATTATTCTCCTAATCAAGACCATGGCGATTATGTTATCGTAATTAACGCTGAAAAAGTCGCTTTGACCGGAAATAAAGAAGAAACGAAAACATATTTTCGACATTCGCGTTATCCAGGCGGCGAAAAGATTCGTCCTTATAAAGTTCAAAGAGAACTTGACGCGTCGGTGATTATTAAAAAGGCGGTGCACGGAATGCTTCCGAAGAATGCGCGCGGTAAGGCGATTGAGCGTAAATTGTTTGTTTATGCGGGGAATGAGCATCCGCACACGGCGCAGAAACCAGAAAATTTATTTATTTAAGGAGTTTGTAATTTTGAGCGATACTATTGTTACGGTAGGAAGAAGAAAAAGTGCGGTCGCAAGGGTCTTTCTTAGTAAAGGAAGCGGTAAAATACTTGTGAACGGAGTCGATGTTTCCGACTATCTCAAAAGCGAAACGCTTCGCGTAAACGCCCAAAAGCCGTTTACGGTTTTAGAAAACGAGGGTGATTACGATGTGAAAGTCAACGTTTGCGGCGGCGGTTTGAGCGGCCAGGCGGGCGCGATTCGTTTGGGGATAGCGAGAGCGTTGGTCGAACTGAACGCGGAAAATCGTCCAATACTCAAAAAGGCGGGGCTTTTGACCCGTGACGCGCGTGAAGTCGAAAGAAAGAAATACGGCCAGGCGGGGGCGAGAAAAAAGTTCCAGTTCTCAAAGAGATAATTATTTATATAAACTAAAACAATGCACGCTCGAAGTAATGGGTTCTGCCTAAACGGCAGCGTTTTCGGGCGGAGGCGAAACCCATTAATATTAAGGAGTTTTAATGTCGGTAATCAAAATTGAAGAGTTGTTGGAAGCAGGCGCTCACTTCGGTCACCAAATTCGGCGTTGGAATCCTAAAATGAAACCTTACATTCTTTGCGAAAGAAACGGTATTCATTTTATGGATTTGGAAAAAACCATTTTGGGGCTCAATAAATTTATTGAGAAAGTCGGCGAAGTGACGAGTAAAGGCGGAAAAATTTTGTTCGTGGGAACAAAAAAGCAGTTGAAAACGTATATTAGAGAAGAAGCGGAACGTTGCAAAATGCCGTTTGTTACGGAAAGATGGCTTGGAGGGATGCTCACCAATCTTGCTACCGTAAAAGAAAGTATCCGCCGTCTTGATAAATTGGAAGCGGAAATGGAAACGGAAGATTTTCACAAACTTACCAAAAAAGAGCAGGGGCAAAAACTTCACGACAAAGAAAAATTACTCTCGGTTTTGGGC includes these proteins:
- a CDS encoding cellulase family glycosylhydrolase, which gives rise to MKNSIIFPVFLSAVSVFCDLPFPGRGVNLGDWLEAPKNENWGVSIDSVDFVNIAQKGFNNIRIPARFSDYVTNEKRVSPEFMQKVKWAVDQTIRNKMTAIIDVHHFEGMAAEPQKYFEILKNIWEDVSQEFANYKDSSVLFELMNEPHDATTIELWNIYPDELVKIIRKTNKTRPILLGTADWGGFSMFKTLKIPEDDNLIVTLHYYNPGKFTHQGADWAEGSNAWLGTRWTQSGVQKLAMLQDFEEVYDYAKRKNLKIHIGEFGAYDKAIYDDRVLWTEYAAALCSRFGFAFSYWEYSSGFGLYDPQTKKWREELTAALFSTKEISSGDYSIGNENLVRNPNFENKAKNWTYGVWDKTGSADFEFSDGGLSINVSKIPSDVWGIQVIQEKLPLEAGKSYLLSFDAAGDSAMTLYACVETDEDYEIWGGITASVPAKNVKAVIQTEKTSRTINLIFNLGLSTGKAVLSNVSIKEIVIDAAPVSGQKLLTGLNRKIFISGNVVNAYPSAQFEVISANGKVIFSGKCGADGKAEIKNTPKGIYTVRIGNNLSLKYICK
- the rplM gene encoding 50S ribosomal protein L13 gives rise to the protein MKTVVINADSIQRKWFVVDAENVVLGRLASKLAYILMGKNKVNYSPNQDHGDYVIVINAEKVALTGNKEETKTYFRHSRYPGGEKIRPYKVQRELDASVIIKKAVHGMLPKNARGKAIERKLFVYAGNEHPHTAQKPENLFI
- the rpsI gene encoding 30S ribosomal protein S9 — protein: MSDTIVTVGRRKSAVARVFLSKGSGKILVNGVDVSDYLKSETLRVNAQKPFTVLENEGDYDVKVNVCGGGLSGQAGAIRLGIARALVELNAENRPILKKAGLLTRDAREVERKKYGQAGARKKFQFSKR
- the rpsB gene encoding 30S ribosomal protein S2, translating into MSVIKIEELLEAGAHFGHQIRRWNPKMKPYILCERNGIHFMDLEKTILGLNKFIEKVGEVTSKGGKILFVGTKKQLKTYIREEAERCKMPFVTERWLGGMLTNLATVKESIRRLDKLEAEMETEDFHKLTKKEQGQKLHDKEKLLSVLGGIRDMKHNPKIVFVVDTVREHLAVAEARRLGIEVAAIADTNSNPDLIDYVIPANDDAIKSVKVITEKIVDAIIDATKDLKVIAGKEGEEDEAKKAAKYEKQDAEDEESRKPRKKIRKKAE